The proteins below are encoded in one region of Sander lucioperca isolate FBNREF2018 chromosome 11, SLUC_FBN_1.2, whole genome shotgun sequence:
- the henmt1 gene encoding small RNA 2'-O-methyltransferase isoform X2 produces MDSIFSPPLHRQRHQFVIDFVKRNKPKKVVDLGCSECSLLQKLKFHREIELLVGVDIDGANIKKKMHGLAPMSTDYLQPSYDQLRIELYQGSVTQEDARLRGFDLVTSIELIEHLTLADVKRFSEVVFGYMTPVAVIVSTPNSEFNPLFPRPAGFRHSDHKFEWTRAEFKSWALKVCLEYGYEVEFTGVGQAPPGQQERVGFCSQIGVFHWLGGRQECNMLFGDDAEDVFSYTLLYSINYPSLHDNNILQRVLVSEVLYWAEKMKRNWIEERTGERDDTYTLCPAEGEGEECLRASERHMEMEDKQTAACGAEMKNPGEHQESELFWTNGEGQQESCKLRRCVSVPLAVLWSCCPKLSALSGSLSNLRHVLMDNPEVKLSQDGSAVLLNDQEQDLEEEEEDHDDLEDSGYAVCSHGAEPEEDWEKNV; encoded by the exons ATGGATTCAATCTTCAGTCCGCCACTtcacagacagagacatcaGTTTGTCATAGATTTTGTCAAGAGGAACAAACCCAAAAAG GTGGTGGACTTGGGCTGCAGTGAGTGCAGCCTTCTTCAAAAACTGAAGTTTCACCGTGAAATTGAACTGCTGGTTGGAGTGGACATCGATGGtgccaatataaaaaaaaagat GCATGGATTAGCGCCTATGTCAACTGACTATCTGCAGCCAAGTTATGATCAGCTGCGCATTGAGCTGTACCAGGGCTCAGTCACACAAGAAGACGCCCGCCTCAGAGGATTTGATCTGGTGACCAGTATAGAGCT CATAGAGCACCTCACTCTGGCTGACGTGAAGCGCTTCTCTGAGGTGGTGTTTGGTTACATGACCCCAGTAGCGGTGATCGTCAGTACTCCAAACTCTGAGTTCAACCCGCTTTTCCCTCGACCGGCAGGTTTCAGACACAGTGATCACAAGTTTGAGTGGACCAGAGCAGAGTTCAAGTCCTG GGCTCTGAAGGTGTGTTTGGAGTACGGTTACGAGGTGGAGTTCACTGGTGTTGGACAGGCGCCACCCGGCCAGCAGGAGAGAGTCGGCTTCTGCTCCCAGATTGGTGTGTTCCACTGGCTCGGGGGGAGACAGGAGTGTAACATGTTGTTTGGTGATGATGCTGAGGATGTGTTTTCATACACACTG CTCTATAGTATAAACTACCCCAGCCTGCATGACAACAACATCTTGCAGAGGGTCCTGGTGAGTGAGGTGTTGTACTGGGCAGAAAAGATGAAGAGAAACTGGATTGAGGAGAGGACTGGTGAGAGGGATGACACTTATACATTGTGTCCGGCTGAGGGTGAAGGGGAGGAATGCCTCAGAGCGTCGGAGCGACACATGGAGATggaagacaaacagacag CAGCATGTGGAGCAGAGATGAAAAATCCGGGGGAGCATCAGGAATCAGAGCTGTTTTGGACAAATGGCGAAGGACAACAGGAGTCTTGCAAATTGCGCAG gtgtgtgtctgtacctCTGGCTGTGCTTTGGTCCTGCTGCCCCAAACTCAGTGCCCTGAGTGGAAGTCTCAGTAATCTCAGACATGTCCTGATGGATAACCCCGAAGTTAAACTGAGCCAGGACGGCTCTGCTGTGCTCCTAAATGACCAGGAACAAG accttgaagaggaagaagaggatcATGATGATTTGGAGGACAGCGGGTATGCAGTATGCTCCCACGGTGCTGAGCCAGAGGAAGACTGGGAGAAAAATGTTTGA
- the henmt1 gene encoding small RNA 2'-O-methyltransferase isoform X3: MDSIFSPPLHRQRHQFVIDFVKRNKPKKVVDLGCSECSLLQKLKFHREIELLVGVDIDGANIKKKMHGLAPMSTDYLQPSYDQLRIELYQGSVTQEDARLRGFDLVTSIELIEHLTLADVKRFSEVVFGYMTPVAVIVSTPNSEFNPLFPRPAGFRHSDHKFEWTRAEFKSWALKVCLEYGYEVEFTGVGQAPPGQQERVGFCSQIGVFHWLGGRQECNMLFGDDAEDVFSYTLLYSINYPSLHDNNILQRVLVSEVLYWAEKMKRNWIEERTGERDDTYTLCPAEGEGEECLRASERHMEMEDKQTACGAEMKNPGEHQESELFWTNGEGQQESCKLRRCVSVPLAVLWSCCPKLSALSGSLSNLRHVLMDNPEVKLSQDGSAVLLNDQEQDLEEEEEDHDDLEDSGYAVCSHGAEPEEDWEKNV, encoded by the exons ATGGATTCAATCTTCAGTCCGCCACTtcacagacagagacatcaGTTTGTCATAGATTTTGTCAAGAGGAACAAACCCAAAAAG GTGGTGGACTTGGGCTGCAGTGAGTGCAGCCTTCTTCAAAAACTGAAGTTTCACCGTGAAATTGAACTGCTGGTTGGAGTGGACATCGATGGtgccaatataaaaaaaaagat GCATGGATTAGCGCCTATGTCAACTGACTATCTGCAGCCAAGTTATGATCAGCTGCGCATTGAGCTGTACCAGGGCTCAGTCACACAAGAAGACGCCCGCCTCAGAGGATTTGATCTGGTGACCAGTATAGAGCT CATAGAGCACCTCACTCTGGCTGACGTGAAGCGCTTCTCTGAGGTGGTGTTTGGTTACATGACCCCAGTAGCGGTGATCGTCAGTACTCCAAACTCTGAGTTCAACCCGCTTTTCCCTCGACCGGCAGGTTTCAGACACAGTGATCACAAGTTTGAGTGGACCAGAGCAGAGTTCAAGTCCTG GGCTCTGAAGGTGTGTTTGGAGTACGGTTACGAGGTGGAGTTCACTGGTGTTGGACAGGCGCCACCCGGCCAGCAGGAGAGAGTCGGCTTCTGCTCCCAGATTGGTGTGTTCCACTGGCTCGGGGGGAGACAGGAGTGTAACATGTTGTTTGGTGATGATGCTGAGGATGTGTTTTCATACACACTG CTCTATAGTATAAACTACCCCAGCCTGCATGACAACAACATCTTGCAGAGGGTCCTGGTGAGTGAGGTGTTGTACTGGGCAGAAAAGATGAAGAGAAACTGGATTGAGGAGAGGACTGGTGAGAGGGATGACACTTATACATTGTGTCCGGCTGAGGGTGAAGGGGAGGAATGCCTCAGAGCGTCGGAGCGACACATGGAGATggaagacaaacagacag CATGTGGAGCAGAGATGAAAAATCCGGGGGAGCATCAGGAATCAGAGCTGTTTTGGACAAATGGCGAAGGACAACAGGAGTCTTGCAAATTGCGCAG gtgtgtgtctgtacctCTGGCTGTGCTTTGGTCCTGCTGCCCCAAACTCAGTGCCCTGAGTGGAAGTCTCAGTAATCTCAGACATGTCCTGATGGATAACCCCGAAGTTAAACTGAGCCAGGACGGCTCTGCTGTGCTCCTAAATGACCAGGAACAAG accttgaagaggaagaagaggatcATGATGATTTGGAGGACAGCGGGTATGCAGTATGCTCCCACGGTGCTGAGCCAGAGGAAGACTGGGAGAAAAATGTTTGA
- the henmt1 gene encoding small RNA 2'-O-methyltransferase isoform X1: MDSIFSPPLHRQRHQFVIDFVKRNKPKKVVDLGCSECSLLQKLKFHREIELLVGVDIDGANIKKKMHGLAPMSTDYLQPSYDQLRIELYQGSVTQEDARLRGFDLVTSIELIEHLTLADVKRFSEVVFGYMTPVAVIVSTPNSEFNPLFPRPAGFRHSDHKFEWTRAEFKSWALKVCLEYGYEVEFTGVGQAPPGQQERVGFCSQIGVFHWLGGRQECNMLFGDDAEDVFSYTLLYSINYPSLHDNNILQRVLVSEVLYWAEKMKRNWIEERTGERDDTYTLCPAEGEGEECLRASERHMEMEDKQTVYLTAACGAEMKNPGEHQESELFWTNGEGQQESCKLRRCVSVPLAVLWSCCPKLSALSGSLSNLRHVLMDNPEVKLSQDGSAVLLNDQEQDLEEEEEDHDDLEDSGYAVCSHGAEPEEDWEKNV, encoded by the exons ATGGATTCAATCTTCAGTCCGCCACTtcacagacagagacatcaGTTTGTCATAGATTTTGTCAAGAGGAACAAACCCAAAAAG GTGGTGGACTTGGGCTGCAGTGAGTGCAGCCTTCTTCAAAAACTGAAGTTTCACCGTGAAATTGAACTGCTGGTTGGAGTGGACATCGATGGtgccaatataaaaaaaaagat GCATGGATTAGCGCCTATGTCAACTGACTATCTGCAGCCAAGTTATGATCAGCTGCGCATTGAGCTGTACCAGGGCTCAGTCACACAAGAAGACGCCCGCCTCAGAGGATTTGATCTGGTGACCAGTATAGAGCT CATAGAGCACCTCACTCTGGCTGACGTGAAGCGCTTCTCTGAGGTGGTGTTTGGTTACATGACCCCAGTAGCGGTGATCGTCAGTACTCCAAACTCTGAGTTCAACCCGCTTTTCCCTCGACCGGCAGGTTTCAGACACAGTGATCACAAGTTTGAGTGGACCAGAGCAGAGTTCAAGTCCTG GGCTCTGAAGGTGTGTTTGGAGTACGGTTACGAGGTGGAGTTCACTGGTGTTGGACAGGCGCCACCCGGCCAGCAGGAGAGAGTCGGCTTCTGCTCCCAGATTGGTGTGTTCCACTGGCTCGGGGGGAGACAGGAGTGTAACATGTTGTTTGGTGATGATGCTGAGGATGTGTTTTCATACACACTG CTCTATAGTATAAACTACCCCAGCCTGCATGACAACAACATCTTGCAGAGGGTCCTGGTGAGTGAGGTGTTGTACTGGGCAGAAAAGATGAAGAGAAACTGGATTGAGGAGAGGACTGGTGAGAGGGATGACACTTATACATTGTGTCCGGCTGAGGGTGAAGGGGAGGAATGCCTCAGAGCGTCGGAGCGACACATGGAGATggaagacaaacagacag taTACCTCACAGCAGCATGTGGAGCAGAGATGAAAAATCCGGGGGAGCATCAGGAATCAGAGCTGTTTTGGACAAATGGCGAAGGACAACAGGAGTCTTGCAAATTGCGCAG gtgtgtgtctgtacctCTGGCTGTGCTTTGGTCCTGCTGCCCCAAACTCAGTGCCCTGAGTGGAAGTCTCAGTAATCTCAGACATGTCCTGATGGATAACCCCGAAGTTAAACTGAGCCAGGACGGCTCTGCTGTGCTCCTAAATGACCAGGAACAAG accttgaagaggaagaagaggatcATGATGATTTGGAGGACAGCGGGTATGCAGTATGCTCCCACGGTGCTGAGCCAGAGGAAGACTGGGAGAAAAATGTTTGA
- the fam102bb gene encoding protein FAM102B — MDLMMMKKKKFKFKVDFELDDLSSVPFVNGVIFCKVRLLDGGFSEESSREPVQANCVRWRKRFSFPCKMSANAGTGVLDPCMCRVSVRKELKGGKAYAKLGFADLNLAEFAGSGNTTRRCLLEGYDTKNTRQDNSILKVIISTQLMSGDPCFKTPPSTATVIGIQGDGESLLEERRGGDSQKGCSESREGKCPVVSDELGGCGHSRTSSYASQQSKLSGYSTGHSRSSSMSEFSHRRNHSVGSASTGIGSLPEPSEDRDRESRPCPALPEHPVPTTNNPAGTPVRSASSCERLNRHPVKQDSMESQLKRMDDTRVDADDVVEKILQSQDFTPSLLDSSAEEEGLRLFVGPGGSTALGSHHLPTRVGAGAYEQVVIKR, encoded by the exons ATGGATTTaatgatgatgaaaaaaaagaaatttaagtTCAAGGTGGACTTTGAGCTGGACGATCTCTCGTCGGTCCCCTTCGTCAACGGTGTCATTTTTTGTAAAGTCAGGCTGCTGGACGGCGGGTTCTCCGAGGAGTCTTCTCG GGAGCCAGTGCAGGCCAACTGTGTTCGATGGAGGAAACGGTTCTCTTTCCCCTGCAAGATGAGTGCCAATGCAGGGACAGGTGTACTGGACCCTTGTATGTGCCGTGTGTCTGTCAGAAAG GAGCTGAAAGGTGGGAAGGCATATGCAAAG CTTGGTTTTGCAGATCTGAATTTAGCAGAGTTTGCCGGCTCAGGGAATACAACCCGCAGATGTCTGCTGGAAGGCTACGATACCAAAAATACTCGCCAGGATAACTCCATTCTCAAG GTCATCATCAGTACACAGCTCATGTCAGGGGATCCTTGTTTTAAAAC GCCTCCCTCCACAGCCACAGTGATCGGGATCCAGGGTGATGGAGAGAGCCTgctggaggagaggaggggaggggactCACAGAAAGGCTGTTCTG AGAGTCGAGAAGGGAAGTGTCCTGTTGTTTCTGATGAGCTTGGGGGCTGCGGCCACTCCCGAACGTCCAGCTACGCCAGCCAACAGTCCAAACTTTCAG GATACAGCACAGGTCACTCCCGCTCCTCCAGCATGTCAGAGTTCAGCCACCGGAGAAACCATTCGGTGGGCAGCGCCTCAACGGGCATCGGCAGCCTCCCAGAGCCCAGCGAGGACCGAGACAGAGAGTCCAGACCCTGTCCTGCTCTGCCTGAACACCCGGTCCCCACCACCAACAACCCAGCGGGTACACCAGTACGGAGCGCCTCGTCCTGTGAACGACTCAACAG ACACCCTGTGAAGCAGGACTCCATGGAGTCTCAGCTAAAAAGAATGGACGACACGCGGGTGGATGCTGACGATGTTGTGGAAAAGATTCTCCAGAGTCAAGACTTTACACCCAGCCTACTGGACTCCAGTGCTGAAG aggaAGGCTTGCGTCTGTTTGTTGGCCCTGGGGGAAGCACAGCCCTCGGAAGCCATCACCTTCCCACCAG GGTTGGTGCTGGAGCGTACGAGCAGGTGGTCATAAAGCGTTAG
- the henmt1 gene encoding small RNA 2'-O-methyltransferase isoform X4, producing the protein MDSIFSPPLHRQRHQFVIDFVKRNKPKKVVDLGCSECSLLQKLKFHREIELLVGVDIDGANIKKKMHGLAPMSTDYLQPSYDQLRIELYQGSVTQEDARLRGFDLVTSIELIEHLTLADVKRFSEVVFGYMTPVAVIVSTPNSEFNPLFPRPAGFRHSDHKFEWTRAEFKSWALKVCLEYGYEVEFTGVGQAPPGQQERVGFCSQIGVFHWLGGRQECNMLFGDDAEDVFSYTLRVLVSEVLYWAEKMKRNWIEERTGERDDTYTLCPAEGEGEECLRASERHMEMEDKQTACGAEMKNPGEHQESELFWTNGEGQQESCKLRRCVSVPLAVLWSCCPKLSALSGSLSNLRHVLMDNPEVKLSQDGSAVLLNDQEQDLEEEEEDHDDLEDSGYAVCSHGAEPEEDWEKNV; encoded by the exons ATGGATTCAATCTTCAGTCCGCCACTtcacagacagagacatcaGTTTGTCATAGATTTTGTCAAGAGGAACAAACCCAAAAAG GTGGTGGACTTGGGCTGCAGTGAGTGCAGCCTTCTTCAAAAACTGAAGTTTCACCGTGAAATTGAACTGCTGGTTGGAGTGGACATCGATGGtgccaatataaaaaaaaagat GCATGGATTAGCGCCTATGTCAACTGACTATCTGCAGCCAAGTTATGATCAGCTGCGCATTGAGCTGTACCAGGGCTCAGTCACACAAGAAGACGCCCGCCTCAGAGGATTTGATCTGGTGACCAGTATAGAGCT CATAGAGCACCTCACTCTGGCTGACGTGAAGCGCTTCTCTGAGGTGGTGTTTGGTTACATGACCCCAGTAGCGGTGATCGTCAGTACTCCAAACTCTGAGTTCAACCCGCTTTTCCCTCGACCGGCAGGTTTCAGACACAGTGATCACAAGTTTGAGTGGACCAGAGCAGAGTTCAAGTCCTG GGCTCTGAAGGTGTGTTTGGAGTACGGTTACGAGGTGGAGTTCACTGGTGTTGGACAGGCGCCACCCGGCCAGCAGGAGAGAGTCGGCTTCTGCTCCCAGATTGGTGTGTTCCACTGGCTCGGGGGGAGACAGGAGTGTAACATGTTGTTTGGTGATGATGCTGAGGATGTGTTTTCATACACACTG AGGGTCCTGGTGAGTGAGGTGTTGTACTGGGCAGAAAAGATGAAGAGAAACTGGATTGAGGAGAGGACTGGTGAGAGGGATGACACTTATACATTGTGTCCGGCTGAGGGTGAAGGGGAGGAATGCCTCAGAGCGTCGGAGCGACACATGGAGATggaagacaaacagacag CATGTGGAGCAGAGATGAAAAATCCGGGGGAGCATCAGGAATCAGAGCTGTTTTGGACAAATGGCGAAGGACAACAGGAGTCTTGCAAATTGCGCAG gtgtgtgtctgtacctCTGGCTGTGCTTTGGTCCTGCTGCCCCAAACTCAGTGCCCTGAGTGGAAGTCTCAGTAATCTCAGACATGTCCTGATGGATAACCCCGAAGTTAAACTGAGCCAGGACGGCTCTGCTGTGCTCCTAAATGACCAGGAACAAG accttgaagaggaagaagaggatcATGATGATTTGGAGGACAGCGGGTATGCAGTATGCTCCCACGGTGCTGAGCCAGAGGAAGACTGGGAGAAAAATGTTTGA